The Brassica napus cultivar Da-Ae chromosome C7, Da-Ae, whole genome shotgun sequence genome has a segment encoding these proteins:
- the LOC106350623 gene encoding myelin-associated oligodendrocyte basic protein-like, translating to MGEEEEERGGGGGGVVACKSDCEAFGLDQYCCSGQFANPNTCRPSSYSTVFKRACPRAYSYAFDDGSSTFTCKASEYAIIFCPGRVKRPSSQNSDPPSQPQNPYGQPVAPPTQNPSMAPPTQNPYGQPMAPPTQNPYGQPMAPPTQHQNPSGPNQNQMTPPPQNQNGNGQFMMPPPTVNQAPNDQLMNPPMEDESQRADETGRVAKSQSSSDILRPYPVLLFLGLSLTALRQSCTT from the exons ATgggagaggaagaggaagaaagaggaggaggaggaggaggagttgTCGCTTGCAAGAGCGATTGTGAGGCCTTTGGATTAGACCAGTACTGTTGCAGCGGTCAGTTTGCTAACCCGAACACATGCCGGCCGTCTTCATACTCTACCGTTTTCAAGAGAGCTTGTCCTAGGGCTTATAGCTATGCCTTTGATGATGGAAGCAGTACTTTTACTTGCAAGGCTTCTGAATATGCCATTATCTTCTGCCCTGGCAG GGTAAAAAGACCAAGCAGCCAAAACTCGGACCCCCCTAGCCAGCCTCAGAATCCATACGGACAACCTGTGGCTCCTCCGACCCAGAATCCCTCTATGGCTCCTCCAACTCAGAATCCGTACGGTCAACCTATGGCTCCACCAACTCAGAATCCATACGGTCAACCTATGGCTCCACCAACTCAGCATCAGAACCCGTCTGGACCAAACCAGAATCAGATGACTCCTCCACCTCAGAATCAGAATGGGAATGGGCAATTTATGATGCCTCCTCCCACTGTAAACCAAGCTCCAAACGACCAGTTAATGAATCCGCCAATGGAGGATGAGAGTCAAAGAGCTGATGAAACTGGGAGGGTTGCCAAGAGTCAATCCTCGTCTGACATTCTTCGACCTTACCCGGTCTTGTTGTTTCTTGGCCTCAGTCTAACTGCTTTGAGACAATCGTGCACGACATGA
- the BNAC07G29870D gene encoding uncharacterized protein BNAC07G29870D, producing the protein MEVFGKSPMVTSANVIYLSAILGRDSDESHNCDCKCENENVCGNMYRCKLTGLTHVCDYNCNQRILYDNHTSLCRASGRVFPLSPAEEQAVRGVRRKLDSSESVPSSEGCSFKRRRHGSSPFERSFTAVSPICSPAGDGMELS; encoded by the coding sequence ATGGAGGTATTTGGAAAATCTCCCATGGTCACCTCTGCCAATGTTATTTACTTGTCTGCGATTCTAGGTCGCGATAGCGACGAGTCTCACAACTGTGACTGTAAATGCGAGAACGAAAACGTTTGCGGGAACATGTACCGCTGCAAACTAACCGGACTCACCCACGTCTGCGACTACAACTGTAACCAGAGGATCCTCTACGATAACCACACCTCTCTCTGCCGAGCCAGCGGCAGAGTTTTCCCTCTCTCGCCTGCCGAGGAGCAGGCGGTTAGAGGTGTAAGGAGGAAGCTTGACAGCAGCGAGAGCGTTCCTTCTTCTGAGGGTTGTTCGTTTAAGCGTCGTCGGCATGGTTCTTCTCCTTTTGAGAGGTCTTTCACTGCTGTGAGTCCGATATGTAGCCCGGCTGGAGACGGGATGGAGTTGAGTTAG
- the LOC111208091 gene encoding pathogenesis-related thaumatin-like protein 3.5, translated as MVPMAVLVYVSVLFSVSYSSTFVITNNCPFTIWPGTLSGSGTRPLPTTGFRLDVGQSVKIPSVLGWSGRIWARTGCNFDASGAGKCVTGDCGGKLECAGNGAAPPTSLFEITLGHGSSDKDFYDAVDWLELVTLRDVLLISTLAVRRSFK; from the exons ATGGTTCCCATGGCTGTTCTTGTTTATGTTTCTGTACTGTTCTCTGTTTCTTATTCCTCCACGTTTGTCATCACGAATAACTGTCCCTTTACTATTTGGCCCGGTACTCTTTCAGGCTCCGGCACCCGACCACTACCCACCACGGGGTTCAGGCTTGACGTGGGACAGTCTGTTAAAATTCCCTCGGTTCTAGGCTGGTCAGGTCGGATATGGGCTAGAACCGGCTGCAACTTTGATGCTAGCGGTGCGGGAAAATGTGTGACCGGAGACTGTGGTGGGAAGCTGGAGTGTGCTGGTAATGGTGCTGCTCCTCCCACATCACTTTTCGAGATTACGCTCGGTCACGGTTCTAGTGACAAAGATTTCTACGAT GCGGTGGACTGGTTGGAGCTTGTAACGCTACGGGATGTGTTGCTGATATCAACATTAGCTGTCCGAAGGAGCTTCAAGTGA